Part of the Ciona intestinalis chromosome 6, KH, whole genome shotgun sequence genome, ttttaatatccATTTAGTGCTTAAACCTTACAGTGAGCAGTATATTGTCACCACATTGGACGCTTTACATTTGAACACTGTTACAGCGTTAGAAGCCAAAGTTTGGACAGCATTTCTCTCTTTTCTTTCTTCTCCAAAATCAGCTAAAAGTGTTACTTTTCTTATATTCTGGCTTGCCAAGTTATATTACCGGAGACAATTGACAAGCAATGTCTTTTACAATCTTTCCTGTACATTGGACATTACTTTCCCCAAAGGCTAATGCTGTTATGTGTACACTCCAGCTGCATCAAACACTATACGAAGCCTCTTAAACAAGCATTGAAAGTTTCAACTCTGCACTCTTGAAAGCAAAACCGTTACGTTCCAACCCCGTTCAGAAATCAGTATGCacttaacttttaaatgtaCATTTCCATGTTTTACAAGAGTCTCTTCCGTTCGGCTGCTGCCCCTCCAAGTGTATGAACAAggccgttttttttttcattctacGATTGCCTTAATACTGTTGTTTCGccaataatgtttaaattaccgaGCGTGCCATGAGCAGCTTATGAAaagtatttgttatttttcaacAAGGGAAGCAAAAGAAGAATCAAACAGGACCAGGTAAGGTGTAACAGCCAGAGTAAAAGTGTGTCTAGACTCTTAGagtaacataaatttaatttatcttttttaatacAGCAGCGAAGAAAAGAAGAATCAAACAGGACCAGGTAAGGTGTAACAGCCAGAGTAAAAGTGTGTCTAGACTCTTAGagtaacataaatttaatttatcttttttaatacAGCAGCGAAGAcaaggtaaataaaaacagaagaggaattagcagcaaaagcTGGAGAAAGATTTGTTGGTTTTTTCACAACGAAACTATTAAAGCAGTTTAAACAGCAGGTATAGTTAACAACACTCAGGGTAAAGGTGTTTCAGAGTAATATGACAGAAATAGTATTTGCctgtttaaatacagtaacgaagatTAGGttagttacaaaataaaatcagCAGCAATGTGAGAATAGTTGAAAACACGCCAAGGATAAAATCGTGTAAAGTGTCTAAGcatcaaaaaatgtttatgaaaagcaatataaaaaattcaacCATTAAGGCACCACTGGGGATCGAACCCAGGATCTCCTGTTTACTAGACAGGCGCTTTACCACTAAGCCATGGCGCCGACGTTTTTCTCGGTTTCGAAAAATGACCACAACGGTAGGGCGATACTTTAACGACTGTAAGGCGCGCTTGTATACTCAACCGTTGGGGTGTATTTAATCGCTTGTAATAACGCTAGTACATTTCTTAAACATTAGACAATTATATAATGTAAAGATActagttttttttgcaattcaATCGAAACACATGAGAAGTCGAATATGTCGTAGCGTATTTCTTGAAGGAATATTGGTAAGGTTTTCTCTCGTCGTCTCTGTGGCGCAATCGGTTAGCGCGTTCGGCTGTTAACCGAAAGGTTGGTGGTTCGAGCCCACCCAGGGACGTATTTTTTGTCGAATTTACAAAGAGTTTTAAGATAAAACATGCTGTTGTGCATTAAGGCCGAATAAAAatctgtattttattttatgaattatagtagggtgtggggaAATTTAGcaccattttattctattagcggtcccatttggtagtaaacaaaaaaaattaaagaattgtaaaaccgtatcctcacgactccaatagacagttgttaattgtttaaaacacgatctaatTCTAGACAtctagatattatgtgttaaagttgtcctatcctccccaccctactgtataatttatataagTAAAGATAAATGAACAGTAAACAAAGTCAAAAGGCACCACTGGGGATCGAACCCAGGATCTCCTGTTTACTAGACAGGCGCTTTATTACCACTAAGCCATGGCGCCGACGATTTTTTGTAgttgtaataatataacaaaactTTCGGGTGATACTTTAACTTTACGGTTTCTTGAAGGAATATCGGTCACGTTTTATTCAACGTCTCTGTGGCGCAATCGCTTAGCGCGTTCGGCTGTTAACCGAAAGGTTGGTGGTTCGAGCCCACCCAGGGACgcaatatttagtaaaaaaaaacaagtttaattttttatttctattgcGAGTAAATATCTTACGCgactttataatttatacagACACACTTCTAAGAGAAGCGCGTCCTCAAGACTAAATCTATATAGCGTATATGTATAGGGCTATGGTACCGTGTTTAggtgcaacgacagtcaatTATGACACTTCCGTTTTCTACACCTCGTAAGAAAGTTTTgataattgtgttttgttgttgttgtaatgtATATCTGAATACTTAAAAGACTCATATGACACCattaggttgaagcaattccTTTCAAGATAAGCAAAACATGTCCAATTCTATCTTCCCAATTAACAAAGTGGTGATCAGTACATTGACCCTTGAAACAGACCGCGTTAAACCAAATCAATATTTTCGATTATGTTCCCTCACCGTAAGCAGATTTCATTAATCTTGTCAAGAAATATTGAGAAAACCGCCACGTTTTTAGCCCTGTGGTAGCACAGATCGGAAAAGTTGCAGGAGCAAAAATACGGGGAGTAAAATGgcaaaacgacggtcgttaaaTCACCctttagttaaaacaaacgTACAAACTTTATTCGATAAAAGGCGTTATCGTTACACCCTAAATTACAGCCGTTTTAGTACACATACTCCAATTTTACCTTTTATGTAACACTCGATGcgtatttttattacataacagGTTTTTGCCTCGTTAAAACTAGTAAAAAAGGGCCGAAAACTAAATGGGTATTTCGTCCGTCAAAGCGGCACTAATGATGATTTTTCCTTTTCATTGACGAGTTATGTCACTATTGGGCATACTTGCGTAAAACCCGCTACAGCAACGCATTGAAAACTCTCTAAATTATTTGCAcattatgaatattttatggCTTAGATTCAGGGTTACCCGAAAAACACATGAGTCGCCCGTGCTGTAAGCCCTAATCAATAGCTGTAGGGAATTTGAACAGCAGCAGTGTCTGCTTTAGACCAGAAAGAACCAGTTGAGCGGGTTGTCATAGAAAGATACGCATATGTTAGTGAATATATTTGACAGATAgtaaatgttaataaaaaaaacgatattaAATCAAAGAAATAAGATGCAAAATCTGTATATAGACTTGTCAGCACAATAGGCtgatataattataatagTTATAGTGCCTATATTGCAAAGCAAGTATAAGAGATCTTGTTGATATTATTCACAGTAGAAAAACAGCAAGCATGTTACCAATTTGAACctgtttaaatactttttattaaaaacaaggtATACAGCTACCATTTACCTAAAGATCTAAAAGTATTTCCaattagtagcaaacaaagaattataaattataataccaCTAACTCCTGTAAAATAACTTTGCTAATTGTTAAATCACGATTAAGATATACGGGATATAgcatgtgctaacggtgtacACCTACCCTACCATTAATTATAATTGGCAGTACTGGTTTTATACagtggtgggggaagatgggacacctttttattctattttctggtcccatttggtagtaaacaaagaacattcaaagaaatatgaaaccgcTCCATTACGacccatagacctttgttaattgtttaaaacaagatcaggatatttgaatattatgtgccaaacgTGTCcggtctcccccaccctactataacacattttttgattgacagaATGTAGATGTACACTTTCTGTGACTTGATCAAGTGTATTTTCCCATGTTGGGAACATCAGATGAATCGAATATGGGGCTTTATTAAACCGAAAAAGAGAAAGCCTGAAAAGGTACCTTTACTAAAAGAAGACAGGTCTGAGTACAAAGACGAAACATCACCGACAAAAGAAATTAGCCAAGTACAGCAAATTAAACTGGATATAAACAACCAGAAGGTCCGGTACAGACGGTCGGCTCATTCCGTTGGGAGTAACTGGGCGAATCAGATTAATCAAGTGGAAAACAACGCCGGTAGAGGTTGTAAAATTAACCAAGCTTTGGAAATGGTGGAGAGAGACTTTGATTACATTCAGTCGCGAACAGCAGAGGCAAAGCAGAATCGAACTTTAGATCCAAAGACACAATCTATAGATTTGAACCAGAACATCGAAAATAGTTGCCCAAAAAGGACCGTTTGTTCCAGTGCATTTTCCCAGACCTCAGCAGTGATGCAAGACTATAAAAAcgccagtgttgccagtcaAGAAACCACAAAAACGATTCCTATTGCTGaaagaaactttttaataaaccaaTGCACCGCCGCTTGCGATGACTCGGTCACGTCACggcctatgacgtcatcggaAGATGACCTCACGTGGGACGCTTACGTTCCACCATTGCAACTACGCTGGTCGGATGTAGTTATAAAGCAAATTTTTGACGTTTTGGAAACCGATAACGAAGCTTATATTGGACATATAAGAAGACTGACGGCGAGACGAGATATGAATCCTATCAACATATTACAAAAGCTGTGCTGGTAAGATACAAGGTATAGATTTATATTTAGTGTTTATATGAGATGAGGTCTTTTCtgtatttatttctgtatatTAGTGTCTCTCTGGGCACAAATATACCGCAGAACACAAAATTCCCAAGGTTTTAGGATCATCTCATTAAGTTCGTATATGTTCCCCTGAGAGACAAACTAAATAAGCCAAACCCAATTACACGGGATTACGTTGTATTAGCCGTATTGAAAGTTACGTATATGCTcctaaacaagaaaaaaacattgtaatactgtggggtaagatgaataccgttagcatataatatcccatatttcttagtcgtgtttttaacaattaacaacgatttttaggagtcgtgaggatacggttttataattccgtaaatattctttgtttgctatcaaatgggacgatagaAGAGAATACAAAAAGtactatcttaccccaacctactatattttagtTGTTAATTACTATAACGATTTTTTACTAGGTTCGATGAAGAGACGAACACCGTTCAAGCGCTAGTGGGCGTGTTTGAGTAcgatttgtgacgtcataatcctATGGCatcatgttttagtttttttactcAACAAAACTTAAGCGAAAGTCTAGTTATTTAAACGTGCCTGGTGATACTTAACTTTAAgttcgtttaatttttttatactaaaataCAGCTAGGCGTAAAAGATACAAAGATTTTTTGCTTAGCTgtctataaatttaaaaaccattaATTTGTACCCTATTTATTCTCTCATGACATGGCCAAACattcgttataccacgggtgttctgttgtaTACATcctgtgcccgcttacaagttatcacatgtaaatgtaatgtaattttgtgggtaatttacATCCTTTTTTCCCTCAGTTTATTCTATCATGTTTACCTTTATCATTCGATTTTTACTTATGTTGCTCTCTCTTATGAGACATATAtaccaataaaatatacaaataggCCTGCTTACTTTTTTTCGAAAATACAGTCGAGTCTACAGACTTTGATAAAGGCAAAAGGCGCTTTGTAGCTTCgggtattttttcaattttggtgataatttagacaacacatattgaactactgggttgaagcaatcggcgttaagtgtcttgctcaaggacacatacgctcacaacgATAGCAGCGTCGAGTTGTTGCCAATCTATACCACGAGACCTCGATCACATGACGCGCGCGtgcctattatgacgtcacaagagtGAGAACCGCTGCAGTGGCGTCCCGTGACACAGATTAAACAGTCGCAATTTAGAGTCGCAAGTGTTTCGTATAGCGCATGTACCTAGCTTTGATTACAGTCGACTTCTTTACTGTTATATTGCGTAACCAATACTTATATATGTGATGCATTTCGCTGTAAAGTATTTCACTTATGCCGGTAAAGTTGGCAGGAAGTTGTAGCGACAGGAAAGCTAATTTCAGATAGGTTGTAACAAAGACTTTCATTACAGTGTGGCAAGATTATAACGTGTTTTTAAGAAGAGAAATATACTACTAAAATGAGGttgtttacagaattttgttcaaaaatttagactttttacaataaaatttgattGCGTAATTTCACAAGTTTCAGTTTAGGAATAAACCAGTTAATCATTTGAGTTTCGTACgtaaaggtaaatattattcctttaaaaaaatcattttatgaTAACACGCGTTGAACGGTTACATAACAGAACATATGTGTAATATTGATTTTTACATCGATGTTTTGCGTATTCACAGATTTTCataatatatactgttttatCTGACCTTAGACATATAAAAATGGAAGACTGCGGGAAAAAATGCGCCAAGTATTTGCTGTTTGCGTTTAATATATTCGTATGGGTgagtatttatgttttgtattgttgtAACTTAGACGCAAATCTTCTTCGGGTTTATCTTGGTATATTACGGTGCGGTAAGATGggccacctttagcacataatatctaagtaacctgatcctgttttaaacaattaacaacggtctatgcgagtcgtgaggatactgctttataattctttaaatgttctttgtttactaccaagtgtgacgagaaattaaaatgaaagtgtgtcccatcttcccccgcccaaCCATATGTTTATTctcttactttatttttaatcatgTAACATAACTCTTGTCCCATACATAGTCACATTGCGCCACTGTTATAGTTAATAAATTACAGTCTGTAGAACAAACAAGTCATATTTCATATGTTGTGTTAAATGTCAATTTTATTAACAGATTGCCGGTGCATCGGTTCTAGGTATTGGTATTTACTTACGAGTTGGGGACAATATTCACCACATTGTGAGCATTGCTGATATACAGATATATTATTCAGGTAACTTTATATAGGTAGTatagacacctttagcacataatacccaaatatcctgatcgttttttaaaaaattaacagcggtctatgggagtcgtgaggatacggtttttaaatttcttgaatgaaaaggtgtcccactcCCCGGCCCACACCtagttatataataataacagtaTTACATTAATACCATAGCATATATCAAGGTTTAATGCACATACATTAAAACGTAACGTTACTCGTATATAGCGTTACGTTACACCATATACAAAACCTATAATGCATCTACAACGTACAATACACAATTACAGGATGCTATGTCCTCATTGGTGCTGGGAGCTTCATGTTTCTATTGGGATTCCTGGGCTGTTGTGGCGCAATGGCGGAAAATAAATGTCTGCTTATTTTGGTGAGTGGTTCGTATACCCGTGTTTATAGTACTGCGCGGTAAGATGGCTGCCGTGAGCACATAGTATCCTACATTTTCTAATGCCTTTACAAAGGTGTTTTAAAGTCGTAGTGGTAAGGTTAGGTATTTCtataaattctttgtttactaccaaaaaagCTAATGAAACTGGcaaaatacacatttttatCTAACTTAATATCTTTACAAAGTCTTATCATTACTTTATATGATGGCTATAGtctacttttatttttccaataCACAAGCTAACCTACTAATTCTTTCATACAGTATTCGATATTCCTTGGCATAATTTTCGTTCTCGAGCTCGGTATTGGAATCTGGggagctgtcaatcaaacttcggtaaaaaattttcatttttaaaactgtagcaACGTTATACAAAGACCATTATATGTatcagtttaaataattttattatttctgaaaactttaaaataaacaaaagtctGCAAAATTTCACCTTGCCTATATACAACCCTTTTTATACTGCTAGCCATTTTATAAGTGAATAAGTCTTAATTGGGcgtatttaattaaaccacTTTATACTCGTATTGTTTTCAGATCGAAAACGACATTCAAAAGGCGTTCAAccaaacgattaacaacggtagtAACCCGAACGATTCGTTCGCGCAATCTGTTATTTCACTTGAAAGACAGGTTCgtaaaacaaattcaacttttttatttgatttactATGTTTATGAAAACTGTGTTTGACGTTGcgggcgtatatgtccttggacaagacgcTAAACGGTCAGTCCTTTAGGatgacaaaacaaaaaaattgctaGAATACCTTTTCACATTTATGTTATTATACATTTTGCAATTTGCTGCCTAAAAACTAAACTCGCGTGACTTTCCGTAGGACCTcacatatataaaacaggAAGTTACAcctgtattaatatataactCAAATAACCACTCCCCATACAGTTCAAATGCTGCGGTCTCGCCAACGGTTGTAGCGATTGGAAATCTAGTGAATCATACGGTTGCACTTGTGATGTGAATACGGCAGCGAACGGCACTTGCGTTCTTGCTTCGAGTCTAAAATGCACAAACGGAGATACTTCAGGAGgacaatatatttacaaagagGTAGACACAAACTTTCTTTAACATgctatttatttatctcttcgaaacgatagcgaagatcatagTATTGTAACAACagagagaagggaatcaacggAAAGAAGAGATCATCGGTTAAAAAGCGTGGACCCAAAAGGGTCGTTTTCTATTACGCTAGACTTCTTTTAACGACCATATTACACGCTTGGATTTGTTGGGTATAACATATAACTCTGGTTTTAGGCAAGTTATAGTGTATTCTGTGCGTGTTTTGCGTGAGAATGCATTCATATAGTACAGTGtatgacagtgagcatgaggtgtatgaatacacctcgtatctgatgtataagaaggcgctcatgttaaaatttacatttgatCATGTGGTGTAGTAATGCAACATACTCAATTTGTAAAGCTATATTACCATGGTATTATTTATCTAATTACCTTACCGGTTCACTAATACTCATTACATCCACTCAGGCATGCTATCAATCTATCGTCGATTTTGTTAACAACAACTTATGGCTTATTGTTGGTATTGGATTCGGGATTGGTTTCGTCGAGGTAAGAGTAAAATACTTATACAAGAACTATACCagaccatagatatcatataataGTTGTATTGCCATTACATAACGCTGTGCGACTGCTGAGTGGTTATAGGCGCTCGCATTATATAACCGaaagtatgaaacagaacacccgtgttataacgactgtcattgctccacccctaaacaagttacatttatttatccatTTTAGTTGCTGGGGATCATCTTTGCTGTTATGGTAATCAAGCTAGCTTCAAAGAACAAATACGGCGAACTTGTTTAATCAAAAGTATGGACTTCCAACCGAATACACCGTATACGGTAGTCGCTGTTTCGAactaaattgaaaatttgtaattatttcTATCTTTGGCGCGATTGTATTATCAGTGTTGTTTAGTGCTTCCATCTTTACTGattgttttcaatttctttTCTTATTTCGGACTGCAATACATTTTGTTTGCTATGATAGTCAGAGAATATTTCGCGATTATTTATTCAGTTTCAAACGACGATTACACAACATATAAGCATAACGTCTGGcataagtattttttatgttcGTCGGTTCCAAGACGCCATTTGATTTAATGACGTCGTAgaataatgacgtcaccacaCCATTCTGCCTGGACCGAGGTGTTCCAGTCTCGTCTTGCTTTTTTGGTTCCAGTAATACCATCCGCCTATACCAGCGGCCACAACAACCAGAATACCGACTAATACACCAGCTACTACGACGAGGGACATACCGTTAGCTGGCAGATGGACACCTGTTGAAAAAGGGTgcttttcaaatatatataacataaaattttcaaatacagtaacgaagatcgagtttattataaaacagcgaagaggaggaaattagcagcaaaacgaccgTCGTTACAACTTATAGTTTGATAAAGGTTTAGCGAAAATAGAAACACTTAACCGGTAGTGATGTAtagaaaaactgtttttgaTAAAGACAAGACGTTATGTTATCATCATTTGCTAAGTATAAATACTGCAGGGCAGGCGTACTCACTTGAATTATATTCAATTACAGTTGTGTAATTTAAGTGCAGGCCGTATTTCGATTGACATTTGCTGCATGTGCGTTTCTCACAATAGGTTTATGTCTATACTGCATTTATTACGCACTTGCACGCGTTAGTTACGAATTTattgttggtttaaaaacatgcAGTACTTGCATGCACCCAGTACGGGTTAAATATTACCTTTATTTCCCAACGCCAAAGTAACAGGCAATGTCTTGCCTATATTAGTCTCAGATCCGATG contains:
- the LOC100178973 gene encoding uncharacterized protein LOC100178973 isoform X1, translating into MYTFCDLIKCIFPCWEHQMNRIWGFIKPKKRKPEKVPLLKEDRSEYKDETSPTKEISQVQQIKLDINNQKVRYRRSAHSVGSNWANQINQVENNAGRGCKINQALEMVERDFDYIQSRTAEAKQNRTLDPKTQSIDLNQNIENSCPKRTVCSSAFSQTSAVMQDYKNASVASQETTKTIPIAERNFLINQCTAACDDSVTSRPMTSSEDDLTWDAYVPPLQLRWSDVVIKQIFDVLETDNEAYIGHIRRLTARRDMNPINILQKLCWFDEETNTVQALVGVFEYDL
- the LOC100181322 gene encoding tetraspanin-8-like: MEDCGKKCAKYLLFAFNIFVWIAGASVLGIGIYLRVGDNIHHIVSIADIQIYYSGCYVLIGAGSFMFLLGFLGCCGAMAENKCLLILYSIFLGIIFVLELGIGIWGAVNQTSIENDIQKAFNQTINNGSNPNDSFAQSVISLERQFKCCGLANGCSDWKSSESYGCTCDVNTAANGTCVLASSLKCTNGDTSGGQYIYKEACYQSIVDFVNNNLWLIVGIGFGIGFVELLGIIFAVMVIKLASKNKYGELV
- the LOC100178973 gene encoding uncharacterized protein LOC100178973 isoform X2, producing MYTFCDLIKCIFPCWEHQMNRIWGFIKPKKRKPEKVPLLKEDRSEYKDETSPTKEISQVQQIKLDINNQKVRYRRSAHSVGSNWANQINQVENNAGRGCKINQALEMVERDFDYIQSRTAEAKQNRTLDPKTQSIDLNQNIENSCPKRTVCSSAFSQTSAVMQDYKNASVASQETTKTIPIAERNFLINQCTAACDDSVTSRPMTSSEDDLTWDAYVPPLQLRWSDVVIKQIFDVLETDNEAYIGHIRRLTARRDMNPINILQKLCW